In Halomonas denitrificans, the genomic stretch ATCGATGCGCGATCCCCGGTCCGGAACCCTTCGTCGACCATGCACTCCCGGGTCAGCGCCTCGGCCCGGTAGTAGCCCTGCATCATGCAGGGGCAGCGGATCAGCAGTTCACCGTCGGCGGCGGTCTTCAACTCCACTTCCGGCAGTGCGCGGCCGATGCTGCCGATGCGCGGCCGCTCGCCACGGCCGGTCTGGGTGCCGTAGGCGAAGGTTTCGGTCATGCCCCAGCCTTCGCAGATCGTCACGCCGACCCGGTCCCACCATTCCAGCAGCGCCGGCGCGATCGGCGCCGACCCGGACGCGAACCAGTCGGCCCGGTCGATCCCCAGCCCCTTCTTCACCTTGCGCCGGATCAGTCCCGCGACCCCCGGAATGCGCAGCAAGGTGTCGAGGCGCTTCTGGGGCAGCTTCTCCAGGACGCCGAGCTGGAACTTCTTCCACAGGCGCGGCACCGAGCCGAACAGCGTCGGACGCGCGTGCGCGAGGTCGTCCATGAAGGTCTCGACGCCCTCGACGAAGTGCAGCGTGCTGCCGGCGTGGAAGCTTCCGGCCTCGACGTAGGCGCGCTCGGTGCAGTGCGACAGGGGCAGGTAGGACAGCACGCGGTCGCCGTCGCGAACGCCGATCGCCTCGGCCAGCGCCTTGCCGACGAACAGGAAGTTGCCGTAGGAATGCATCGCGCCCTTCGGTTCCCCGGTCGATCCCGAGGTATAGAGGAGCGTGGCCAGGTCGTCGTCCGCGCGCGGCACGGGGATGAATTCGGGGCCGGGGTGGTCGATCCAGTCGTTCCACTGGCGGACGCCGTCGGCGCCCGGGTACGGCATGGCGATCGTCAGCACGTCGTCGGGAACGCCTTCG encodes the following:
- a CDS encoding AMP-binding protein, whose translation is MLHPLQQLILDRAKTTPGQPYLCQPIDREWITWTWAEAVEEAQRVAAMLRNEGIEPGDRVGLISKNCAHWILADLAMLLSGVVSVPVYPTASAATIRGILEHSGCRAAFVGKLEHPAEQLEGVPDDVLTIAMPYPGADGVRQWNDWIDHPGPEFIPVPRADDDLATLLYTSGSTGEPKGAMHSYGNFLFVGKALAEAIGVRDGDRVLSYLPLSHCTERAYVEAGSFHAGSTLHFVEGVETFMDDLAHARPTLFGSVPRLWKKFQLGVLEKLPQKRLDTLLRIPGVAGLIRRKVKKGLGIDRADWFASGSAPIAPALLEWWDRVGVTICEGWGMTETFAYGTQTGRGERPRIGSIGRALPEVELKTAADGELLIRCPCMMQGYYRAEALTRECMVDEGFRTGDRASIDADGWVSITGRVKEVFKTTKGKYIAPVPIESLLARNELIEQACVLGDGRDQPLALIQLPEEIELPLREVRTRLVETLEQVNGELEPHQRLDRLIVIRERWTVDNELLTPTLKIRRPQLEARYRTAISESTGKVFVTGGAPDDGED